The genomic segment GAGACAGATGCTCGATCGCGGATCGTTTCGGGGGTGATGCCGTTGACCGCTGCAAACACCGCACCAAGAACGAGGCCATACGCAAGATGACCAATCGCGAACAGAAGCGCTGCGAACAGCGCACCTGCCAGCCCAGGTAGTGGAAGTAACGGTACGGGTAACATCGCCACGCCCGCGCGAGTCATCGCAACTGGGAAGATGAGGCCGCCGCCGACGATCCCAAGCACCGTCGCGAAAGCGATCCCAGCAATAACGTACTCGGTGAACGTATTCACGTACTCTTGGACTGCCTGTCTTGTTACCAGAAACGCGAACGTCAATCCAAACAAGACACTGAGTATGAGATGAATGGTCCATCCTGCTCCGACGTTTGGCCCCGGAATAGGCGCGAGCCCGCCGAGCAGCTCGATCTGATTCCCTCCGAAATGAAGGATCAATCCCATTGCGATACCGCCTGTCAGTCCGCCCGTAAACCGCCACCCCACTGACCGGAACCATCAATTGATTGTGTGTCAATGCCAATCATGGTGGGAGGTTGGAGCCCTGGCAAAAAATACTAGCTTGCATCACCGCGCTGGCTGACTCAGCTACCAGTTCAGAGATACCGAACTGGAGCGGACAGTCGTGGTCGGAAAATCCGATAGCTGTATCTACTTATGTTTGACACTCTGGATTGTTCGTATCGTCTCCAGCCCGAGCGTCTCCCTGATCCTCTTGCTCTTTGTTTCCGGAGCCATCGGTGTGGCATGCATTACCCGCATTTTCGTTATCGGACTCACCGGGCGAATGACCGGCCACAACTCCGGTACCAAGCGCTGTCAAACCGGCGATACCGCCAACCGTTCGCGCGAATGCTCTACGTTTCATGTAAGATGAACCTCATCCGTAAGGTCATATATGATACTTTGTGCCACGATAATAAACGTATTTATCAATCGTAGATAGATTTCTGCACAGAAAATCCTGGTTGAACGACACTGTCTCTTAGCCAGAATGCCAATCATGCCGCTCTCAGTCCTCTATTCCAAAAGACAAAGTAGCGTCAACGCCAACGTCAACGTAGAATGGGAGTCGCGGACGAGCAGATCCGTGTCAGTGAGCGAGTAAAACGCGAGATCGAACGGCGGAGGCGTGAGGGTGAGAGTTACAACGATGTCCTCGAGCGCGTCCTCGACGAGGAGGGCGCCGGTGACTTCTACGATGGCTTCGGTCGCTGGT from the Natronococcus sp. AD-5 genome contains:
- a CDS encoding antitoxin VapB family protein → MGVADEQIRVSERVKREIERRRREGESYNDVLERVLDEEGAGDFYDGFGRWSDEQANRVREARRKSKEKRKRRMHERVEDDALRSSTRRS